From the genome of Mya arenaria isolate MELC-2E11 chromosome 5, ASM2691426v1:
CCAGCCAACAGTGATTCGTTATCAAAATCCGATTAGCATTTACATTTAATGCTTTTGACGTAGTGACATGCTGCAGAGACAAGATTATATTATCCATTTGCCACTTTAGAATTTAAGTATTAAAgaggaaatgcattattttaatatatgtattttgaatgtgACTTTGCAAAGGCCATATAACTGCAGTTGTACACCATCTGTCCAtgtacccatcatcaatccaaaCGCAAATTACGGTTGTCCGTGTCCCTCTCCAGTGCATTACGGCCGTATTTCACACTATAGACTTTTTATCGTAAGCGTATCATTGCGCGATGTTAGAATGAcgacattaaacaaaaaaagggcgtcattaaaatgacattcattttgaaaaaaatgtcttttgagttatttaaccaaaaaatgaatataattaaaaggGTTATTAATACTgtgttttgatccggaatgtcgtgatcgactctcgtggatttctgcagattttgatttcattcagTTTGTGCCTAGTGAATCCGAATCATCAAAATCAACTCAGTTGAATATAACTTTCCAGATTAATATGCATTACTCATGGCCCTTTTTTATCCTATTAAACATCGTTATATATTGAGCACCTTTTAGGCTCTAACGTACACCGTGTATTTATGGCACACTATGCCTTCTTGTAGACAAAGGCAAATACAACAAAAGGTTTGTTCAAAATGCCGTTTTCGTTAGCCATCTGACCCTAGCTttaataatgaaagtatattttaaatatgtatcaaatattgataaaggCAAAAGGAAGTAATAAATAAATCGCTACCTTTTAACCAATAAAGTTGAACCTGTACAAAACTTCCTGATTAGCAAAACGAGTGACTGAGCACACATAAAATTAttcttaaagttaaaatatacaatCATGACAGTTGTCATGGTAAAGGTGATTTTTGGGGTGATTTTAGTTATGTACTCAGGTGAGCATactatattaaaaatgtataaataactTTGTGGCTAAATTGTATCGTTTTAGTAGGAGGTACTTGGTAAGAGGTAAGATGGTTCGTGAATTCTCTAATAAGTATCACTTTCAGTGAAACTATTTTCTATCCAATAAGTATAATAGAACTTCTTTACTcgaatttatttcaaatacatgaaGCATTGGGTTAAAAACATGTTGCCGTTATGATAATTTAAGGTAAGGAAACACTTTAAATAGAAAGAGTAAAAcgtgtacattttgttttaattgtatgcaTTACTGTCATCTTTAGTTATTGCCTTCTTCACTCAGATGAGTGTATTTAAAACAGTCTAGTATTTATTGGTGTTCGTATTTTGTTATGGGTCAATGACAGTTTCGCTTAATTTCATGTAAATCGATTCTGATTCAGTTAGTTGAGCGCAAAACTGTGAGTCTATTTTCTGTAGATTGATGTGCAATCTGCGCATGCGTTGGATACTTGAATTAATAGCTGATGGCACGGCTCGAGGTTAGCTCTTGCCTAATCGCAAAAAGgaaagtaaaaatgttaaatgaaagtTGATTATCAACGTTCTTGCAGCATGTTGCGAGTACACAATAcaggaaaaaaatagtttgaaaattTATCATTCTCAAGGCCCAAAATTAAGCAAACAAGAAGGACTTTTATCGGGGTTATGAACGCAATTGGCCTAGTCAAAGTACGcgcggactccacacacttttaCCATCCCAACTGCGtttataccccgataatgacatcaatcccgtaATTCATTCCTTGATTAGACGTATAATGCACTTAGTTATCAGTATCACAGCATCCGAATTTTCAatctattttcaatttaatatcaatCTTTACCAGTATAATGACCATATCATCTAAATCCAAATATAAACCTCcttcacaaaaaaacaatacacatatattcattatttaataatactaaatatatcatatttctataacttacatgttttaaaaaacactggATTCTTTCATATTTCATAGTGAtagtatacacatatatatttgaattggTAAGGGATGGatatttttggcaaatatgTATCTCGATCTTTCACAATGAGTCAACAGCATATCACGATACGCTTCACGATAAATCAGtcatacaagatacaagataatTACTTCGTGTTCATCCTGTTTTGATAATCTGAACATATGATATATTGCGATGTATCAATTATTTCAGTCTTGCTTTGTCcaattgtttttacaataatgatgtattgACTGCCATATTCCTTTGCGGAAAATATGTAATAAACTTTTAACAGACTTGTATCATATCCAAACCATTGCTATCAGgagtgataaaatatatatttaaaatgatcaaaGCATATTTCATAATGTATGAGGAAATTATCGATTTGATTATTCAAACTTCTGTTCCGTCTCGCAGTTTCAGTTTAttgttaatcaaataaaaaccaTAAAGTATCAGTCACTTGAAATACTCATTTTAAATGTGGAATACCCGAATCATTCCAAAAGTATGGAGTAGTATTCCAATGCTTTCGAAACCTTAACTGGAACATTGGTTTCATAAAtaatgcactgccacggataaagcatttagtcgtttttttatttactgtcAAGGAATGTCTCTTTCTACAATGACAGGATCCTCGCTCAAAATTCCTTTGAATCAAATCAACAACGTACAATGTATTTCCtatatgtattaaatgtatcAAGATCCCCGGCTGCGGCCAAAACGTAAACACAGATATATTCATGTGCATGCGAATTCATTTTATTCTGTACACGTTCAGTTTGAAACTATTTGCGTATTCTCCTTTTTATTTTGCGAATTGTCACTCGTCggtattgaaataatttcgtttgctattattttcattgcataAAATGCTGCTTAATTGCATTATAGTAATAATACTTATTACAGCGCTACTTCAAGCAGGCTATTGAGGTGCAGAACGCAGCTCCGTAACTATTAGAGCAGATTGGTAATGCAAATTAGGTCGTTGACCACCGCACTTCTAAAAGCGCTCGGGTTGATACGTCAGTGCGCGCATTAAATcgccaaatgttaaaaatgttatgtcgatcttcCGATGGTAGATTCCAATTTgcggttataaaagtctgcagaTCTACCGGCCTAACGCCTTAAACAGTACGTCTGTTCTGTATTTTGCTCTATACTAATAGTTAGCTGCGCTTGTGTATTAATAACCCGTTCGCCTTATTACTTAACACTTCAGTTAAAAAAGTATTCTTAACATATATATACCATGTGCTGTGTTACAAGAGTTCATGGTATATTCACTTTGACTTAATATACAAGAATAAATCTAAACTGAAACACAACTActttaaataatcatttcttACGGTGCATAAATATTCATAGAATAGCAGACAAATATACCCGAGTACCTGACTTTagtgtaataaaacaataaaactattgGTACAGGCCCAGCGGTAAAACACATAACGAAAACGATGATTAGAGACGTATGGTTAAGGCTTTGTCGACAAAGACAGTAACAAATCGAATAGGAGCCTATCACGCTACAGGCATAAGtcaacagttatttttactatatgtttcctaacctggcttttcactttaaaacagacccaattgaaaaacaagtaaatgGCTGCTGTacaacaatccaagacacaaaattaaATCGCAAGAAAACTCAGGGTTGACCAATGCGGTGTCTCACAAAATGGAGTAGTAATACATGACCCTAAGGTCAAGACGGAAAAAggatacaaacaacaaatttacCAGTTTCACAGTTACTGATTTCTCCAATTTCAACACTGAAAACTATCTTTGTTTGCAATaaagtgtcaaattatgttaagctctatgaAAAAGAccacctgtttcttctcttttattcaactttaataaaatattgatacttggaTACAAGCACTCCTTTTTCTGTATGAACttcggatcttggtcaacggtgGGCTTTTTACACAACTAAAAGGTTTAAATCATCGTCACAACTGTATAATAACTGCATGTATTAACGTTACAATTTCGATAAATACTTTCAATAATTGCACAACGATAATATGccaattatttaattgaatagTTAACTGATTATGCTTACAATAATGTGTAGTGTTTGATATAAATTGGTTCATCTGATTTCACAAATATTGTTCATGTCAGAAGAGATGTCTATTCGTGCATTAAGAATACCAAATAAACATTTGCATCTACTATTTCAGAAGCTGTCACGTTAAACCTGACCTACACACCCAACCCGGCCCTGGAGAATTCTGCCGTGACACTAACATGCTCCTACACAGGACTACAGTCCAATGAGACCATAATACGTGTAACCTGGGATGTCAAGGTTCCAAATGAAACCATATACACAAAGGGAAGGATAAGTATGCCTTCGTGTACTGATTTTGGTTTCTCAGATACCAGTTTTTACAGATTTAACTGTGGAGTGGGTAATTTCTCATGGACAATCCTCAATGTCACTAGGAATAATGAACAGAATATGTGGCGGAGTGTAATTTCTACAACAGCAACGACATACATGGTCAACACAACACTATATGTTCAAGGTAATATACTGTAGTGTAGTTGCCCATTTTATCACATTCACATGAATCATTAGACCTCGTCTCAGATGACTGATGTCTTAACATATTGTTGCTAAAGCACCAAATACTATTCGggtacatatataaaaaacacgAATATTCGAAGAGTAATAGGATTTTACTCATTTCAAAATCCATAGTAAAGACTGTTTCTTTTTCAGTTGTCAAAAAGGATACATATGCTGATTAATTTAGGGCAACGAAATTCATACTACACTTATGGTATATTTTAGAGGCATCCTAAATTTTGTAATTACGGTCACGAAAAAATGACTGTGCATAAAACTTCGGctaccaaaagtaaataaagatataatacCAGTATTCCTGTTTCCTATCGTTTGATGTTTTCAGATGTAAGATTGTACTTTATGTTATCTTGAGTAGTTTTTAATGCtcctatgatttttttttctcaaaggTCGTGTTCAATTTTGACCAAGCGCAGTGAAATGAGTCTCTGGCAGCAAAGTTTGATCAGTTAGATAATTTGACaattattgatatatgtatCAGATATCGAAATCATAAAGTTGCAGTCGcgaatatataaatacatgacTCAATATTCTAGCAGACTCGCTAGGTTCATTAAAATGAGGTATCTGCATGTCTATGGCATATCATACGACGTTTATATAAGTCGCCGACGTTATTCGATCACGAACCTTCTAAAGTCCAGTAagattatatgtttaatttagttTATTAGTGTTCACACAACTGGTTTATCCTGTCtaaaatatgtcatgttttGCATGTATATTAATCATAACGATCGAGCAATGAATAACAGTGGTGTCAAAACGTTATCCTTGAAACGAAGTGGTCTGTCTGTACCGGTATAACATAGTTATAAGAGActgtttcttttaatttatacGAATTGCCATGCAACTGTTATCATAACACTCGCAGAAGAAGGTGCACTAACACACTTATACTTTGCAGTCCCTATCACGGCAGTAAGCATGACAGCACCTACAGATTCAACGGTGACAATCAACGCTGGTGATTCTGAGACGTTCAAATGTAGGACCTCAGGTGGACTTCCCCAGGCAACAATCAAATGGTTCAAGGTGACAGGAAACACGTGTTCTCAATATGGAATGGAGCTCAAGTCTTCAGTTTCCAATTCTTCTGTCATCGTTGTCAAGGGATTGAGGCAAGTAGACAGTACCATGCTCTTCAATGCTACAAGTACCGATAATGGACTGAGAATATGTTGCACTGCCAGTAATGTTGCCGAGATGCAGCGTGTGTCTGAAACCAAACTGCTGGATGTCAGATGTAAGTTATTGGCGATGATTCGTTCTTACAGTACAAAGACACAAAGTTAAATGTTCAAGACTTTGACATTATTACGGCCCaactatttatatcataaaacagAACATGTTCACCTAagcaaaatacatgtatcagGATCGATAGCCTAGTGCGATTCATAAATTAGTTTGAGGGAAATGTACAAGAATATGAGtcataatattcatttataattggtTATTTAGGCATTTAAGGATAACCTATTGACAGTTCTTACAGTTTAATATAACATAGAAAAGGAAGTCTAAAATGCAGCGGTTAGCCAGCTGAAACCGGGAGTTGCCTTAGCAACCAAAACCTTAATTGGCAATATTACTGGTTTCAGATGCACCATCCGGCCCTCCAGTCATCATAGGATATGCCAGTGGCAGTAACTACAGTATGATagaaaacagaacagaaattcTAACATGCAGCAGTACGGGCGGTAACCCACTGGCGACTCTTACCTGGGACTGCTTCAACGGCCAGATGTTCAGTCCTACTGTACAAGGCAGTATGGTAAAAAGGGTTGTTCAGTGGACAGCAAGGCGTAATGAGAACGCCAGGTGCACGTGTACAGCTTCACACGTGACCGGACAAAATCAGTCCCAGAGTGCCTTTGTCAATGTAAAGATATTATGTAAGTACATATTGTGTTATAACGTTCCTGAGAGCATTGTTACTGCAAGTCCTACCATAGATGGATCAATCACAAATACTGTAATAGCAATGCGTTAATCAGTTATTAAGAACATTGtgaaagcaaatgtttgaaaagcATGACAGAACAGTGACAATGGCAAATAAGTATAAAGTGAAATTTCTTTTCTACATCgtaattaatacaataaatgcaGTAACGTCAATTTGTTGGAATATTATTAGTAGCATATATATTAGTGTGGATTCTAAAAGAATGTGCCGAACCTCTCAATCTGGTGACGTAAAATCTTAAGTCATGTGGCAAAACAGTTAATGTAAGTAAACTGTTATCATACAAGTTTAACACACCACTAGTTTTTTGTCATTAACCATGTTTCATGAAACGTATCAATTCAGGTTTGTCTGAATAGGCtaacacatgttttaaaaactcACAACGatggattattgaaaacatataaacaatatcaacttTCCATTTTGACAATCTTTAACTAGCACATCATATTGTTCTTTAACTATAACATTCTGAGTGCGTGGTATTAACAGGAGAGTATGCCCTAAACCGTCATATACTGCATTTGGTGCATGGGCacatacattcaaaacaattttccgAAATTCGTTCCATTTGATTTTGCTTTCCGAATAACGAAATAACAGATCAATAACCCAATTTTGAACCAACAAAATCTTTAAAAGGTTGTCATAAGATGTTCGGCATCAAATTGTACTTTTTGCAACAA
Proteins encoded in this window:
- the LOC128236027 gene encoding cell adhesion molecule 2-like, giving the protein MTVVMVKVIFGVILVMYSEAVTLNLTYTPNPALENSAVTLTCSYTGLQSNETIIRVTWDVKVPNETIYTKGRISMPSCTDFGFSDTSFYRFNCGVGNFSWTILNVTRNNEQNMWRSVISTTATTYMVNTTLYVQVPITAVSMTAPTDSTVTINAGDSETFKCRTSGGLPQATIKWFKVTGNTCSQYGMELKSSVSNSSVIVVKGLRQVDSTMLFNATSTDNGLRICCTASNVAEMQRVSETKLLDVRYAPSGPPVIIGYASGSNYSMIENRTEILTCSSTGGNPLATLTWDCFNGQMFSPTVQGSMVKRVVQWTARRNENARCTCTASHVTGQNQSQSAFVNVKILCKYILCYNVPESIVTASPTIDGSITNTVIAMR